From Woronichinia naegeliana WA131, the proteins below share one genomic window:
- a CDS encoding formylglycine-generating enzyme family protein, with translation MTEAIVEFEVVTVDTQGKILRRERRCQPSHITLLNETTNLSLVAIPPGQFLMGVGEEEEGYHRSQGPQHLVTLSAFWMSQFPITQAQWEAVAALPKVQRSLDPYPANFIGQNLPIEQISWYEALEFCDRLSQFTQKPYRLPSEAEWEYACRGDTQTPFHFGPTITTDLANYSGVDWDYQGKVCNRGAYGEGPRGEDRRQTTPVGSFGVANTFGLYDLHGNVREWCADPWHRNYDNAPQDNQVWLIEGDEQKRVLRGGSWNAGPQKCRSGDRARFDPNGRLYDIGFRVVCTS, from the coding sequence ATGACGGAAGCAATCGTAGAATTTGAAGTTGTCACTGTTGATACGCAGGGTAAAATTCTCCGGCGAGAACGGCGTTGTCAGCCATCCCATATCACGTTATTAAATGAAACGACCAATCTATCGTTAGTGGCAATTCCCCCAGGCCAATTCCTGATGGGGGTTGGCGAAGAGGAGGAAGGTTATCATCGTTCCCAAGGGCCACAACATTTGGTGACGCTATCTGCTTTTTGGATGAGTCAATTTCCCATTACCCAGGCTCAATGGGAAGCTGTGGCTGCTCTGCCAAAAGTTCAGCGATCGCTTGACCCTTACCCAGCGAATTTTATTGGTCAGAATCTTCCTATTGAACAGATTTCCTGGTATGAAGCCCTGGAATTTTGCGATCGCCTCTCCCAGTTCACCCAAAAACCCTATCGTTTACCCAGTGAAGCGGAATGGGAATATGCCTGTCGCGGTGATACTCAAACGCCCTTCCATTTTGGCCCGACCATTACAACGGACTTAGCTAATTATTCTGGTGTGGATTGGGACTATCAGGGTAAGGTCTGTAATCGTGGAGCCTATGGTGAAGGCCCCAGAGGAGAAGATCGGCGACAAACCACACCCGTAGGTTCTTTCGGTGTTGCCAATACTTTTGGTCTTTATGATCTGCATGGCAATGTCAGAGAATGGTGTGCCGATCCCTGGCATCGGAATTATGACAACGCGCCTCAAGATAATCAGGTTTGGCTGATCGAGGGGGATGAACAAAAACGGGTACTTCGCGGTGGCTCTTGGAATGCGGGGCCTCAGAAATGTCGTTCCGGCGATCGCGCTCGTTTTGATCCCAATGGCCGTCTCTATGACATCGGCTTTCGGGTAGTTTGTACCAGTTAA
- a CDS encoding family 10 glycosylhydrolase — protein sequence MNQPNQETQKTNQEEIRGVWICSPFNSTVLTSEKTIEDAIKFLADRGFNYVFPAVWNQGYTAFPSEVMESHGFPRQYTDYKAYKDGFDPLKTIIEEGRKHDIKVIPWLEYGFMASAKPDGDHIFKKYPKWAAKWSANSKKDKVIPDTHAWMNSLNKDVQDFMRDLILEIVEKYPGIAGIQGDDHFPAMPMYTGYDDGTKEMYNKYLKDLKDHNKTKPEPCPPLGPKYPPKPEKDPDWDNWVTFRAEKLTEYLTKLSTEVRNKAKEVREQEIENLKKKKQNEDSKLTEEELAEIEKKIENLKSDFIVSMAPSPFPYGLDKLMQNSDAWVEIVDRLHPQFYKSSFDDYKHEVKRITTEFKDAKDRKKYVPGIAFYANGKKLTRAEIVECVKHNRQEGLGGQVFFYYDYLRENDDAMAKALSDFWGKNS from the coding sequence ATGAATCAGCCCAATCAAGAAACTCAAAAAACAAATCAGGAAGAAATTCGAGGTGTATGGATTTGCTCGCCTTTCAATAGTACAGTTCTAACATCAGAAAAAACTATTGAAGATGCCATAAAGTTTCTTGCAGACCGCGGATTTAATTATGTTTTTCCCGCAGTTTGGAATCAAGGTTATACAGCTTTTCCTAGCGAAGTGATGGAGTCTCATGGCTTTCCCCGACAATATACAGATTATAAGGCTTATAAGGATGGGTTCGATCCCTTGAAGACAATTATTGAGGAAGGAAGAAAGCACGACATAAAAGTTATTCCTTGGCTTGAGTACGGCTTTATGGCTTCCGCTAAACCTGATGGGGATCATATTTTTAAAAAATATCCTAAATGGGCTGCTAAATGGTCTGCAAATAGTAAAAAAGACAAGGTTATACCTGATACTCATGCTTGGATGAATTCTCTCAATAAAGATGTGCAAGACTTTATGCGGGATTTAATTCTAGAAATTGTTGAAAAGTATCCTGGTATCGCTGGAATTCAAGGTGATGATCACTTTCCTGCTATGCCAATGTATACTGGCTATGACGACGGCACTAAAGAAATGTATAACAAGTATCTCAAGGATCTCAAGGATCATAACAAAACTAAACCTGAACCATGTCCTCCTCTTGGTCCTAAGTATCCTCCTAAACCAGAGAAAGACCCCGACTGGGACAACTGGGTTACATTTAGGGCGGAGAAATTAACCGAATATTTAACAAAATTATCCACAGAAGTAAGAAACAAGGCAAAAGAGGTAAGAGAACAAGAAATCGAAAACCTTAAGAAAAAGAAACAAAACGAAGATAGCAAATTAACTGAAGAAGAATTAGCTGAAATAGAAAAGAAAATCGAAAATCTCAAGTCTGATTTTATTGTTTCAATGGCACCTTCGCCCTTTCCCTACGGTCTGGATAAGCTTATGCAGAACTCGGATGCTTGGGTCGAGATTGTTGATCGTCTCCATCCTCAATTTTATAAGTCTAGTTTTGATGACTACAAGCATGAAGTTAAGAGAATTACTACGGAGTTTAAGGACGCAAAAGATCGTAAGAAATATGTTCCTGGTATTGCCTTTTATGCTAATGGAAAAAAACTAACTCGCGCAGAAATTGTTGAGTGTGTTAAACATAATCGTCAGGAAGGATTAGGTGGTCAAGTCTTTTTTTATTACGACTACCTGCGTGAAAACGATGATGCAATGGCAAAGGCTTTATCGGACTTTTGGGGAAAGAACTCTTAA
- a CDS encoding peptidoglycan-binding protein, giving the protein MKSIYSQNSFSVKKSFRRYLIVSLLSLAFLFVVITHAVAVNDPGPQTSPSPQTSPSPQTSPSPQTSPSPQVSPSPTPTPPPSSKTETHDQQKNTTSQNEITTISKGKITNIAITPEQSSLEVLSKNSTPVTFSVKEPKFQAILLDLSKGDLVDLDYDYKTNELTSLSVAIVKVDWLPRLAAIVISGGVFYGLIFILLIPTRTNLNDIFVGQDKRLSNSKSQMAIWFFVVIVSYISFNVLRVINGGFGFVGGISIPENLLVLSGISAVTYGGAKVITQSQVNSKPGSKRNAPDNQAGLKDFVTDDTGNTDFGDLQMSFITLLAVVVYLLQFFDFLGTLELQHLVTLPDVDTTILSVFGFSQGAYLTKKTAQATGAREPESVLFEKGMTGENVKQLKELLSRSLNIPLSNNDVFDDDTEKAVKQFQANYNLDSTGIVDRETYKKILLS; this is encoded by the coding sequence ATGAAAAGTATTTACAGCCAAAACAGTTTTAGTGTAAAGAAATCCTTCAGGCGATATTTGATAGTCTCCTTGCTTTCATTGGCATTTCTTTTCGTAGTTATCACTCACGCTGTTGCGGTGAATGATCCCGGTCCCCAAACTTCTCCCAGTCCCCAAACTTCTCCCAGTCCCCAAACTTCTCCCAGTCCCCAAACTTCTCCCAGCCCCCAAGTTTCTCCCAGTCCCACACCCACACCTCCTCCCAGTTCCAAAACTGAAACTCATGACCAACAAAAAAATACGACTTCCCAAAATGAAATAACCACTATTAGCAAAGGAAAAATTACGAATATCGCTATCACCCCAGAGCAATCTAGTTTAGAAGTTCTGAGTAAAAATTCAACTCCAGTAACCTTTTCTGTCAAAGAGCCAAAGTTTCAAGCAATTTTACTAGATCTTTCTAAGGGTGATTTAGTTGATCTTGATTATGACTATAAAACAAATGAGCTTACAAGTCTTTCTGTGGCGATAGTAAAAGTAGATTGGTTACCACGTTTAGCCGCTATTGTAATTTCTGGAGGAGTGTTTTACGGCCTCATATTTATCTTATTAATCCCTACAAGAACGAACTTAAATGACATCTTTGTTGGTCAAGACAAACGACTGAGTAATTCCAAGTCTCAAATGGCAATCTGGTTCTTTGTTGTTATAGTGAGCTACATTTCATTTAATGTTTTGCGTGTCATCAATGGTGGCTTTGGATTTGTTGGGGGAATTAGCATCCCTGAGAACCTTTTAGTTTTATCAGGAATTAGTGCTGTGACCTACGGGGGAGCAAAGGTTATTACTCAAAGTCAAGTTAACAGCAAACCAGGTAGTAAGAGAAATGCTCCTGATAATCAGGCGGGCCTCAAAGATTTTGTCACTGACGATACTGGTAATACGGACTTTGGCGACCTTCAAATGAGTTTTATTACTCTCCTTGCTGTTGTTGTTTATCTCTTACAATTTTTTGACTTTCTAGGTACTCTCGAACTTCAACATTTAGTGACATTACCTGATGTAGATACGACGATACTGTCAGTTTTTGGTTTTAGTCAAGGGGCGTACCTCACGAAAAAAACTGCTCAAGCTACTGGAGCACGAGAGCCAGAGTCAGTACTGTTTGAAAAAGGTATGACGGGAGAAAATGTGAAACAGCTTAAAGAACTTTTGAGTCGAAGCCTAAACATTCCATTAAGCAATAATGACGTATTTGACGATGACACAGAAAAAGCTGTCAAGCAGTTTCAAGCGAATTATAATTTAGATTCGACTGGAATTGTTGACCGAGAGACTTATAAAAAAATATTACTTTCATAG